The following proteins come from a genomic window of Gopherus flavomarginatus isolate rGopFla2 chromosome 22, rGopFla2.mat.asm, whole genome shotgun sequence:
- the SMAP2 gene encoding stromal membrane-associated protein 2 isoform X3: MQRPRWASWNIGVFICIRCAGIHRNLGVHISRVKSVNLDQWTQEQIQCMQEMGNRKANRLYEAYLPETFRRPQTDQAVEGFIRDKYEKKKHMDRSLDINALRKEKDDKWKRNSESASEKKLEPIIFEKVKMPQKKDEMQPPRKSPSKSTEPVMDLLGLDVPVTSTIPNGRPSSSLEKDLDLFGSVDSNSLSDSKKVTGSMPTAGSAGSVPENLNLFPEPGSKVEETGKKQLSKDSILSLYGSQTPQMPAQGAVFMAPAQMAYPAAYASFPGVAPPSSMIGGMMAPPVGMMAQPGAPGMVTPMPIPAGYVGGMQTPVIGIPNGMMAAQQTGYVTGMAAVPPPVYGVQPAQQLQWNIAQMTQQMAGMNFYGANGMMGYGQSMGGGSAQGTNQTLSSQMWK; encoded by the exons GGCCACGATGGGCATCCTGGAATATTGGCGTGTTCATTTGTATTCGCTGTGCTGGGATCCACCGGAATCTAGGAGTTCACATATCCAGGGTGAAATCTGTCAATCTCGACCAGTGGACTCAAGAACAGATACAA TGTATGCAGGAGATGGGAAACAGAAAGGCAAATCGTCTCTATGAAGCCTACCTGCCAGAGACCTTCAGGCGGCCTCAGACAGACCA AGCCGTGGAGGGCTTTATCAGAGACAAATATGAAAAGAAGAAACACATGGATCGAAGTCTTGACATCAATGCACTTAGG aaagaaaaagatgacaAATGGAAAAGGAACAGTGAGTCAGCATCAGAGAAGAAACTGGAACCCATTATCTTTGAGAAAGTGAAAATG ccgcaaaaaaaagatgaaatgcagccaccaaGAAAAAGTCCCTCTAAATCTACTGAACCTGTAATGGACCTGCTAGGACTTG ATGTTCCTGTGACAAGCACTATCCCAAATGGCAGACCCAGCAGCAGTTTAGAGAAGGATCTAGATCTCTTTGGTTCTGTGGACTCTAACTCACTCTCTGACTCCAAGAAG gtcactggctctATGCCAACAGCTGGAAGTGCTGGGTCTGTGCCTGAAAACCTGAACCTGTTTCCTGAGCCAGGAAGTAAAGTGGAGGAAACGGGAAAGAAACAACTCTCTAAAGACTCCATTCTTTCCCTGTATGGTTCTCAGACTCCCCAGATGCCTGCCCAAG GAGCAGTGTTCATGGCCCCAGCTCAGATGGCATACCCTGCAGCGTACGCTAGCTTTCCAGGTGTCGCCCCACCCAGCAGCATGATTGGCGGCATGATGGCCCCACCAGTAGGAATGATGGCACAACCAGGAGCTCCAGGGATGgtgactcccatgcctatcccgGCTGGATATGTGGGTGGCATGCAGACGCCTGTCATTGGCATCCCCAATGGAATGATGGCAGCGCAGCAGACCGGGTACGTCACTGGCATGGCCGCGGTACCACCGCCAGTGTATGGTGTGCAGCCAGCTCAGCAGCTTCAGTGGAACATTGCGCAG ATGACCCAGCAGATGGCTGGGATGAACTTTTATGGAGCTAATGGCATGATGGGATATGGACAGTCAATGGGCGGAGGAAGTGCCCAGGGAACCAATCAAACCCTCAGCTCTCAGATGTGGAAATAA
- the SMAP2 gene encoding stromal membrane-associated protein 2 isoform X1, which yields MTGKSVRDVDRYQAVLASLLLEEENKYCADCRAKGPRWASWNIGVFICIRCAGIHRNLGVHISRVKSVNLDQWTQEQIQCMQEMGNRKANRLYEAYLPETFRRPQTDQAVEGFIRDKYEKKKHMDRSLDINALRKEKDDKWKRNSESASEKKLEPIIFEKVKMPQKKDEMQPPRKSPSKSTEPVMDLLGLDVPVTSTIPNGRPSSSLEKDLDLFGSVDSNSLSDSKKVTGSMPTAGSAGSVPENLNLFPEPGSKVEETGKKQLSKDSILSLYGSQTPQMPAQGAVFMAPAQMAYPAAYASFPGVAPPSSMIGGMMAPPVGMMAQPGAPGMVTPMPIPAGYVGGMQTPVIGIPNGMMAAQQTGYVTGMAAVPPPVYGVQPAQQLQWNIAQMTQQMAGMNFYGANGMMGYGQSMGGGSAQGTNQTLSSQMWK from the exons GGCCACGATGGGCATCCTGGAATATTGGCGTGTTCATTTGTATTCGCTGTGCTGGGATCCACCGGAATCTAGGAGTTCACATATCCAGGGTGAAATCTGTCAATCTCGACCAGTGGACTCAAGAACAGATACAA TGTATGCAGGAGATGGGAAACAGAAAGGCAAATCGTCTCTATGAAGCCTACCTGCCAGAGACCTTCAGGCGGCCTCAGACAGACCA AGCCGTGGAGGGCTTTATCAGAGACAAATATGAAAAGAAGAAACACATGGATCGAAGTCTTGACATCAATGCACTTAGG aaagaaaaagatgacaAATGGAAAAGGAACAGTGAGTCAGCATCAGAGAAGAAACTGGAACCCATTATCTTTGAGAAAGTGAAAATG ccgcaaaaaaaagatgaaatgcagccaccaaGAAAAAGTCCCTCTAAATCTACTGAACCTGTAATGGACCTGCTAGGACTTG ATGTTCCTGTGACAAGCACTATCCCAAATGGCAGACCCAGCAGCAGTTTAGAGAAGGATCTAGATCTCTTTGGTTCTGTGGACTCTAACTCACTCTCTGACTCCAAGAAG gtcactggctctATGCCAACAGCTGGAAGTGCTGGGTCTGTGCCTGAAAACCTGAACCTGTTTCCTGAGCCAGGAAGTAAAGTGGAGGAAACGGGAAAGAAACAACTCTCTAAAGACTCCATTCTTTCCCTGTATGGTTCTCAGACTCCCCAGATGCCTGCCCAAG GAGCAGTGTTCATGGCCCCAGCTCAGATGGCATACCCTGCAGCGTACGCTAGCTTTCCAGGTGTCGCCCCACCCAGCAGCATGATTGGCGGCATGATGGCCCCACCAGTAGGAATGATGGCACAACCAGGAGCTCCAGGGATGgtgactcccatgcctatcccgGCTGGATATGTGGGTGGCATGCAGACGCCTGTCATTGGCATCCCCAATGGAATGATGGCAGCGCAGCAGACCGGGTACGTCACTGGCATGGCCGCGGTACCACCGCCAGTGTATGGTGTGCAGCCAGCTCAGCAGCTTCAGTGGAACATTGCGCAG ATGACCCAGCAGATGGCTGGGATGAACTTTTATGGAGCTAATGGCATGATGGGATATGGACAGTCAATGGGCGGAGGAAGTGCCCAGGGAACCAATCAAACCCTCAGCTCTCAGATGTGGAAATAA
- the SMAP2 gene encoding stromal membrane-associated protein 2 isoform X2, translating into MQEMGNRKANRLYEAYLPETFRRPQTDQAVEGFIRDKYEKKKHMDRSLDINALRKEKDDKWKRNSESASEKKLEPIIFEKVKMPQKKDEMQPPRKSPSKSTEPVMDLLGLDVPVTSTIPNGRPSSSLEKDLDLFGSVDSNSLSDSKKVTGSMPTAGSAGSVPENLNLFPEPGSKVEETGKKQLSKDSILSLYGSQTPQMPAQGAVFMAPAQMAYPAAYASFPGVAPPSSMIGGMMAPPVGMMAQPGAPGMVTPMPIPAGYVGGMQTPVIGIPNGMMAAQQTGYVTGMAAVPPPVYGVQPAQQLQWNIAQMTQQMAGMNFYGANGMMGYGQSMGGGSAQGTNQTLSSQMWK; encoded by the exons ATGCAGGAGATGGGAAACAGAAAGGCAAATCGTCTCTATGAAGCCTACCTGCCAGAGACCTTCAGGCGGCCTCAGACAGACCA AGCCGTGGAGGGCTTTATCAGAGACAAATATGAAAAGAAGAAACACATGGATCGAAGTCTTGACATCAATGCACTTAGG aaagaaaaagatgacaAATGGAAAAGGAACAGTGAGTCAGCATCAGAGAAGAAACTGGAACCCATTATCTTTGAGAAAGTGAAAATG ccgcaaaaaaaagatgaaatgcagccaccaaGAAAAAGTCCCTCTAAATCTACTGAACCTGTAATGGACCTGCTAGGACTTG ATGTTCCTGTGACAAGCACTATCCCAAATGGCAGACCCAGCAGCAGTTTAGAGAAGGATCTAGATCTCTTTGGTTCTGTGGACTCTAACTCACTCTCTGACTCCAAGAAG gtcactggctctATGCCAACAGCTGGAAGTGCTGGGTCTGTGCCTGAAAACCTGAACCTGTTTCCTGAGCCAGGAAGTAAAGTGGAGGAAACGGGAAAGAAACAACTCTCTAAAGACTCCATTCTTTCCCTGTATGGTTCTCAGACTCCCCAGATGCCTGCCCAAG GAGCAGTGTTCATGGCCCCAGCTCAGATGGCATACCCTGCAGCGTACGCTAGCTTTCCAGGTGTCGCCCCACCCAGCAGCATGATTGGCGGCATGATGGCCCCACCAGTAGGAATGATGGCACAACCAGGAGCTCCAGGGATGgtgactcccatgcctatcccgGCTGGATATGTGGGTGGCATGCAGACGCCTGTCATTGGCATCCCCAATGGAATGATGGCAGCGCAGCAGACCGGGTACGTCACTGGCATGGCCGCGGTACCACCGCCAGTGTATGGTGTGCAGCCAGCTCAGCAGCTTCAGTGGAACATTGCGCAG ATGACCCAGCAGATGGCTGGGATGAACTTTTATGGAGCTAATGGCATGATGGGATATGGACAGTCAATGGGCGGAGGAAGTGCCCAGGGAACCAATCAAACCCTCAGCTCTCAGATGTGGAAATAA